The window GAAAAACTATTGAAGGAACTAAAAAGGTATACAAACCTTCAGTTCTTCGGCCATAAGTTTGTTGTTGGTATTTTGAACTCCCTGTTTCACAGCAATTTTCACAACTAAACTTTTTTCCCAAAGCTTCAGAATAGCAGACGCCAAACCATGATGGTGTTTGTTTCTCCCTTTACCACAAAAAGTTGAAGTGATATCATTGGGATGAAAGAGGCAATAAAGAAACAAATTGAGAAAAACATGTTGACGAAGCATACCAAGGGCAAAATGACAAGGAAGCTTCTTTGTTAGCTTTCTCAAGTTTGTCATCTCTGAATCGGTAAGCAGTGCTCGCATGCCAGTAGGCAGAAGTCTAAAAGGTGTTCTAAAACCAGGAATATTTTGAGGTAGCAAATCAGCATCTACAGGTAAAATCCCAGTTCCCCACCAATCAGTAAACCGAGGACCTAACCCATCAAGCAAGTTGTTAAACTCCACTTCCTCTTCTGTCAGATGTACATCATGTTCAAGGTTCAAATCAGATGGACAGGAAGTTTCAGGTTTCGAGGATATAGCACAATCAACATTCTCACGCAATGTGGTGGTTTCTGAAACATTTAGCGATTCAGTTTCATTTGATACTATTGTCTGGTTGTTTTCCGCATCTGACAATTGAGTTCTAGAAGGTGGCTTGTAGTTGCTACCCCGATACACCACCATAATGCTACCGGATCTCCAAATAACCAATCCTCCAGTCCTACTCTGTTCACAAGCATAGCTGTTATAAATACATCAGCATGAGAAAACGTGTAGTGTGACTATGGCAAAATTGTGAACAGCAAGTTTGCACATTGAATTTTGGCTACAACACTAGAGCAGAGCACGAGAATAGTTCAACAAAGGTGAATGAGCTATAGTAAATGTTCTAATTATCtactaaaaaaattctaatattgTCAATTTTGGTTTCTGTTCAAGCTTTATTCACTAGGAAATATCTTATGATAGAAATTTGTCCCCAGTAATACTCAGACACAGGATCCAGATGGTGCGCTTAGTTCTGTGAACGCACCAGAAAACATACATCCTCACTGTACAATGATTGTTGGACACTATTGTTGGTTTCAGTTTGTGTTGGCCGCATCACCCATTAAAGCATGGGGCACTCACCACAAGCAGCGTGTATGCACACCCCTGTATGATAGGGAAGCCTAGCGGCCACCCAACACTCAGGCAAGCTGTGGGGGTGCGGCCTAGTACATGAGTTCTGCATGTAAGCTAAACTTTTCCCACCTTAGTTTAACTCCCTTGCATAGTAAATTAGTACCTCTTGACACATGCAGCTGTAAGGGACTAGGGAGCTTAGGAAGAGTGGAATTTTCTTCTTTGGAGTGTCTTCTGTGAGATCTTTCTAGTTTTTTTATGGACATAACAAGAGGAATCTATGGAGATAAAAAAAACTTCTATATACATGTAGACAGTATATGTTTTATGTTTTCTCAATACTTTTGCTTCGTATTGTTATAGGTCAAGGGAGTTTGCTTAGGCCAAACAATGTTGAAGCAAGACTGGGATAGATTGAGTGTCTCAACCAGCGCTCTACGGGATTGCATGGCCCAATCAACAATCTCATGAAGGAGAAGAAAGATTCTCCAACTTAAAATTTCTATAATGAGTTGAATAATAAAAAAGTGAAGGAACCCTTTTTTAGGTGTTAAAATAACCTAATccaataagacacaaacaaaacaaactagatttacaattaaaaatatattttaaattaactagATATAAAATATAGTTGAAATTTGGGCCATGTACTAATTAATTTGTCCAACATTGAGCAAAATAACAGAATGGATAATTATATATGCAAGATTGAGTAGTGTCATTGACAGAATCAGTTACACACTAACTTAATAGTAAATCAAGGGCATagatcaaatattttcaaaaaatgcaGTGGTGGAGCATGCCAAGAAAAGTAAAACCTTTGTATAACTTCTTCAAGTTTTAGATTGAGCAATGGAGCACAGAGTCACTAggatgttttttttaaatttgatgcAAGTGAGTCGCACAGCCTAGAAATGTCAAGCGTGCTCATGGTACAAGCACAAGTAGAGGTTCTATTCTGTGCTTCTAAAATCTGTTGAAGATCGTGGAGATCATGAGGATTTTTTTCCTCAGGTAAAGCCTTTCATCACAAGGAGCGCATGAGGCAAGCTCTTGTTAATTTTTTTCACCATTGCCGAGAAAGGAGTCAAGGGAGGTTGATAGCCTCTTTTTACATGATGCAAATAGTGGTTTGTCGGGGTTTTCTATACTTTAGCTATCAATTGACATAAACTAGGATTCTCTTCTTGGATGATAGGCTTAAGATCATATTGCTATATTGCTTTTGTGTTTCTCTTTCTTGTGTATTCGTGTGCCATCCTATTACGTTGGAGGAGGTTATTCATGCACACAATGTGCTCATTGTATTGCTTCTAAAATGAAGACAAAGATTTCCACCATGTGACTTTGTTGGGTGACTTCCATCTTGTAGGTGCTTTTACAGCCttgattgagtccaattcaagaTGGTTGACGAGAGCATCTAACTTATCGGACTTTGATCTATTAGTGTTTTCTCAAAATTGTTGACGCCAAAAGTCGTGCAAGAAAGGCCTCAAGCTCAACCATTTTGTTTAGATAAATTTCTAACAAGCACAAATGTAGGCAATATAGAATCTCTTTAGTTGAACTTGTACCTAAATGAGTACATACTTTCATATACTCAGATTATAACTGCATTGTGTGGAAAGATTATCCTAGTACTCCAAGATTGATGTAAAAAGGAATAATTAAGATCAAGAAGTAGAACATGACTATAGGAATACCAACCTCAACGAGCTCATGAGCTGTCTTCATATTATGAAGTAAATCCTCGTGAAACTTTAGCCGAACTATCTCTGACTTCCTCCACGCATCATGAATCTTCTCAGTAACGGCCTGCGTGACACCTGCTTTCGGCACAGTGATCCTTTCTCTCAGAATGATGCCCATCCGCCTGAGCCTCCGCAGCGTGGAATCCTCAATGGTAAGCTCTGCTAAAGTTGGCGCCTTCATCCTCTTTCGTTGTGCGCTCTTTGTATCCTCTTCCTCCAAAAACCCTCGGTTGCCTTCCCTCTTCCATGGCAGAAGAACGCGGTCCGCAATTTGCTGTGAATGCGGACGGCTCCAGCTCCACTCTAGCAGCTTACTTAACCTCTCGTTTCCGCTCAAAGGTAGATTTTTCCCGTCTCCTTCCGTGTCCACTTCTTCTTCAGAGTCGAGTACGAGGTTACGCAGCCGATATACGATCCTCTCTATAGAGCCGCCTCGGCCAGCCTCGAGCTCTGCCGTCTTCCTCTCTGCAGGAGCGTCGGATGTAAACGTCTCTGGAGGATCCCACTGCTGCAGCCAGGGCGCGGAGGGGAGCCGGGAGCGGATAGGCGATTTGGGAGTACTACTCATATTCCTGTCGTCGTCGTCTTCCCGCGgcggtgtgtgatgtctggaggAACTCCAGGCGTCGGAGTCACCGCCCCCGTGCTCAGCGATGTGGATGGAGGACGACGCGATCGCGGAGAAGAGGAGGCGATGGAAGCGGCAGCGGAGGAGAGAGAGTTGGCGCGAGCAGAGAGGGAGGGAGCTGTGAAAAGGGAGCTCCGCGATCTTGGCACCGGAAAGGAGGGCCATTTTGGAGTTCCTCGATGCGCACAGAAGGTGTTTGAGAATTTGCTCAAAAGAAGACGCGACTAGATGACAAGATCGCAATATTATGTGGTATATTTGCACAAAATATCATCTTACGACCAATGTATTTCTGAGCCCTATTAATAACATGGTTTACACATAAATAaattaatagtttttaaaatttaatagaaTCATTTTTATCGAATTTATTATAATACTTaacttttatattaaataaatttatctaactaaaaattaattaagctaaattaaaaaattaattaaatattattaataaaaattaattagatattattttagaaaattaaatatgaaatAGATAAGAAAACATATAATTGACTCCTAAAATATAATGATACGGTGAAAAGATAAGAGGGAAggttattttggatatttggcaTTAATTAGGTTTGGGTTTTAAGTGAAAGCACTGTTCATTCCGGAGAGGGGGGTTGGTTCGTGTTTTTAGTCCgccgccaagaggatcttcttcctccctcctcgTCGTTGCCGACGTCGGTCGCCGCCCACTCCTCTCCTCTACCTTCTTTCCCCCGGCCTACACCCCTGCGCCACCACCAGGAGGAAGGAGTTGGTTGGTGTTTCTCCGCCATCGCCAGGTTTAGGAGCAGGGCCTTTGTGTTCTGGTCCAGTCACCACCTGCTGGAACAGTTGTCGCCACCTCCGCCCAAGGTCGTCGGCGCACCGACAGCTCATGGCCCTCTGGGTCGCTCCAAGTCGCCATCGCCGCCACCATCCTCCCACTCGAGTAGCAGCGCGACCAAGGTACGTCATCGAGCAACAACGCGACCAACTCACTGATCCATCCGAGGGTGGCCCCCGGGGCTAAGGTACGTCACTGTACTCGTCTTATATTTATTTAGTTGTTCTACCATTATTCGACTGCTTATATATTTGAGTGACCTGCCGCGAGCATcagggtaccagggaccggggcacCTCAGTCGCTGGCTATAAGTACTGCCGACCAAAGGACCTCTAACGGCTTGGTCAACACAGATGACAGTTTATCATCCGCGTCATGAAGATGCAGTCAATATTCCAGACACGTCATTTCGACATCCCCATCTTCTCATATTCCCGACAGGATCATATAATATTATCctaaaaaattagatttaatgagtctaaaaattatttaaaaagtgaGCAGGTTAGAATTTAGCCATTATCCATAATCCATCTTATTTTCATTAAAATTGATATATATAATATGCAAATAAAAAACAATTTTTTATACCCTTCTCtcacgatatatatatatatatatatatatccctttttttttctcttatcccAATTATCCCAAATGGATAATTTCATAGAGTCGTTTATTTCTCTTATCCCAAATGGATAATTTCATAGAGTCGTTTACTTGAATTACTTTTTTGAGCATCTCGGTTCATATTTGCAACGATTAATAAGGGAATATCCTAATCACCAGAATATTCCTTTTTTGGCAGAGACGTTATAATCTTTATAACGCCACCGCGCATCGCAAGTTTGCAACCAACCAATCAAAGCCGCGAGCTGTTCGCAGGCAACAACTTAATCGCGTAACGGCCGTctttatatttctatatatatatctcgGGGTTGCCAAACAAAACGCCTCTCCGCGGTTGTCTAGGTGAAGTGGTTTTCCGTCGAGGGCAGATCCGGGCTGCCGAAACCCTAACCCTGCCTCACCTCCTCCGGTGCTGTTTCAAAGGCGACGCTTTATCTTTGAGGCTCAGCTTCGGAATTAGAATTCTTCCGCATTGCTTTCTTTTCCAAGATCAGTCTGTTGTTGGAAACACTTTCTGCAAATCATCATAGCCTGCTTCTCTTACAAGCTTCCTCCGAGTTGCGTGGCTTCAAAGGCTAAACTTTGGTTGTCCAAGGTACCATCTCTTTATCTATCTCTGCTTTTATTTCCGATCATAATCACGAGGCGTTGGTCATAAGCAGTGATTTCAAGTTGGTCGATTGATAAAGTTTTCgccttttcctttttccttttccagTTAATCCAGCCATGGAGGTTGAGGTCATCGTTCCCGGGCAATGGTTCCTTCCCCATTTTGTTTCTGTGTTCTGTGCGTTATACATGCTCGGATACTTCGCCGTCTTCAACAACTGGAGCCCGAAGTATCGCCCAGATGGATCCAGTTGCTTCATGTCTCTGTGCCACGGCACCCCGGCCGTACTCTTGGCGGCCGCTGCAATCCTTCAGCAACCTGTTCGATCATTTGCGTCGCCCAACACCGATTTCCAGAATCTGGTGCTCGACTTCAGCGTCGGCTATTTCACTGTCGATCTCCTCCATTACCTAATCTTTATGCCTAGCGAATATCTCTTCATCGCCCACCATCTTGCC is drawn from Zingiber officinale cultivar Zhangliang chromosome 1B, Zo_v1.1, whole genome shotgun sequence and contains these coding sequences:
- the LOC122045604 gene encoding CRM-domain containing factor CFM3, chloroplastic/mitochondrial-like isoform X1, with translation MALLSGAKIAELPFHSSLPLCSRQLSLLRCRFHRLLFSAIASSSIHIAEHGGGDSDAWSSSRHHTPPREDDDDRNMSSTPKSPIRSRLPSAPWLQQWDPPETFTSDAPAERKTAELEAGRGGSIERIVYRLRNLVLDSEEEVDTEGDGKNLPLSGNERLSKLLEWSWSRPHSQQIADRVLLPWKREGNRGFLEEEDTKSAQRKRMKAPTLAELTIEDSTLRRLRRMGIILRERITVPKAGVTQAVTEKIHDAWRKSEIVRLKFHEDLLHNMKTAHELVESRTGGLVIWRSGSIMVVYRGSNYKPPSRTQLSDAENNQTIVSNETESLNVSETTTLRENVDCAISSKPETSCPSDLNLEHDVHLTEEEVEFNNLLDGLGPRFTDWWGTGILPVDADLLPQNIPGFRTPFRLLPTGMRALLTDSEMTNLRKLTKKLPCHFALGRNKHHHGLASAILKLWEKSLVVKIAVKQGVQNTNNKLMAEELKALTGGTVLLRNKYYIVIYRGKDFIPTSVATALSEREELTKEIQDTGEQLRENMVRKPCVNAHEGHAPVGTLAEFLKAQARWGRHISTEERNAMEEKASRYKTTKLFKRVKHKISIAQTKKARAEKLLANIEASTVPVNPCHDKETITDEERSIFRRIGLRMKTYLPLGIRGVFDGVIENMHLHWKHRELVKLISKQKTLAFVEDTARHLEYKSGGILVAIEPIPKGFSLVYYRGKNYKRPISLHPRNLLTKAKTLKHAVAIQRHEALIQHKSTEGGTGMYPDQYIFSHAEPTFYE
- the LOC122045604 gene encoding CRM-domain containing factor CFM3, chloroplastic/mitochondrial-like isoform X2; protein product: MALLSGAKIAELPFHSSLPLCSRQLSLLRCRFHRLLFSAIASSSIHIAEHGGGDSDAWSSSRHHTPPREDDDDRNMSSTPKSPIRSRLPSAPWLQQWDPPETFTSDAPAERKTAELEAGRGGSIERIVYRLRNLVLDSEEEVDTEGDGKNLPLSGNERLSKLLEWSWSRPHSQQIADRVLLPWKREGNRGFLEEEDTKSAQRKRMKAPTLAELTIEDSTLRRLRRMGIILRERITVPKAGVTQAVTEKIHDAWRKSEIVRLKFHEDLLHNMKTAHELVESRTGGLVIWRSGSIMVVYRGSNYKPPSRTQLSDAENNQTIVSNETESLNVSETTTLRENVDCAISSKPETSCPSDLNLEHDVHLTEEEVEFNNLLDGLGPRFTDWWGTGILPVDADLLPQNIPGFRTPFRLLPTGMRALLTDSEMTNLRKLTKKLPCHFALGRNKHHHGLASAILKLWEKSLVVKIAVKQGVQNTNNKLMAEELKALTGGTVLLRNKYYIVIYRGKDFIPTSVATALSEREELTKEIQDTGEQLRENMVRKPCVNAHEGHAPVGTLAEFLKAQARWGRHISTEERNAMEEKASRYKTTKLFKRVKHKISIAQTKKARAEKLLANIEASTVPVNPCHDKETITDEERSIFRRIGLRMKTYLPLGIRGVFDGVIENMHLHWKHRELVKLISKQKTLAFVEDTARHLEYKSGGILVAIEPIPKGFSLVYYRGKNYKRPISLHPRNLLTKAKTLKHAVAIQRHEALIQHKSTEGGTVQYDGESSLQMED
- the LOC122045604 gene encoding CRM-domain containing factor CFM3, chloroplastic/mitochondrial-like isoform X3 produces the protein MALLSGAKIAELPFHSSLPLCSRQLSLLRCRFHRLLFSAIASSSIHIAEHGGGDSDAWSSSRHHTPPREDDDDRNMSSTPKSPIRSRLPSAPWLQQWDPPETFTSDAPAERKTAELEAGRGGSIERIVYRLRNLVLDSEEEVDTEGDGKNLPLSGNERLSKLLEWSWSRPHSQQIADRVLLPWKREGNRGFLEEEDTKSAQRKRMKAPTLAELTIEDSTLRRLRRMGIILRERITVPKAGVTQAVTEKIHDAWRKSEIVRLKFHEDLLHNMKTAHELVESRTGGLVIWRSGSIMVVYRGSNYKPPSRTQLSDAENNQTIVSNETESLNVSETTTLRENVDCAISSKPETSCPSDLNLEHDVHLTEEEVEFNNLLDGLGPRFTDWWGTGILPVDADLLPQNIPGFRTPFRLLPTGMRALLTDSEMTNLRKLTKKLPCHFALGRNKHHHGLASAILKLWEKSLVVKIAVKQGVQNTNNKLMAEELKALTGGTVLLRNKYYIVIYRGKDFIPTSVATALSEREELTKEIQDTGEQLRENMVRKPCVNAHEGHAPVGTLAEFLKAQARWGRHISTEERNAMEEKASRYKTTKLFKRVKHKISIAQTKKARAEKLLANIEASTVPVNPCHDKETITDEERSIFRRIGLRMKTYLPLGIRGVFDGVIENMHLHWKHRELVKLISKQKTLAFVEDTARHLEYKSGGILVAIEPIPKGFSLVYYRGKNYKRPISLHPRNLLTKAKTLKHAVAIQRHEALIQHKSTEGGTV